The DNA sequence GGCTGCTGGCGGTGCTGGACCACCTGCGCAACCGCCACGTGCTCACCCGCCGGGCCGGCGTGAGCGCCGCCGCGGCCGCGCTCGCGCTGGTGCTGCCGCTCTCCGCCGCGCGCCCCGCGTCGGGCGAGAAGGCGGCGGCGCGGGACGGCGAGGCCCCGGCGGCCGCCCGCCGCGCCCCGGCACGTTCCGCCGCGGCGGCGGCGCAGTCCGGGTGCGTGCTGCGGGACGGCGAGCGCTTCGGCTGCGAGATCCAGGCGCGCGCGGGCGAGCGGCTGACGCTGGAGCTGGCGGAGGGGGTCGGGGCGCGCGTGGAGGCCTGGGAGCGCGACCTGGTGCGCGTCCGCTCCGAGTCCGGGCGCAGACTGGACGCGACCGCCGGGCGCGCGGCGGGCGGAGTGCGCGTGTCCGTGACCGCCGCGCGCGGCCATGACGGCGACGCGCCGGACCTGGTGATCCAGGTGCCGCGCCGCTTCGACGTGCACGCGCGCGCCGACGGCGGCGGGGTGGAGATCCGCGCCGTCCAGGGCACCTTCACCGGGAGCACGCGCGGCGGCGGGCTGGCGCTGATCGAGGTGTCGGGCACCGTGCGGATGGACGCGGCCGGCGGCGGCGCCTACATCCGCCACACACGGCTGAACGGCAGGCTGGAGATGGGAGGCGGCGGCGTGCTGCTGGACGAGAACCGCGGCAACCTCGACATCGTGAACGGCGGCGCCGTGGTGCGCGGCTCCGCAGAGGGGCTGGCCCAGTGGGGAAGCCGCGTGCGCGACGAGATGGACGGCGATCCGGACGTGCACGTGGCCGAGGCCCACGGCCCCGTTCGCAACGGCGACGGCGACGTGGACGTGGACGACGCCCGCCCCGGCGCGCTGATCGAGACCGGCGGCGGCGACATCCGCGTGCGCCGCGCGCGGGGCGACATCACCGCGCACAGCGGCGGCGGCGACGTGACGCTGGAGTCGGTGGCGGGCGGCGCCACGGTCCGCACCGGCAGCGGCGACGTGGAGGTGCGCCTGGACGGCCGCGGCGGCGACGTGGACATCTCCTCCGGCAGCGGCCGGGTGACGCTGGTGCTTCCCGCGGAGTTCAGCGGGAGCGTGGACCTGGAGTCGGCGTACACCGAGCGGCACGCGCCCACGCACGTCACCAGCGACTTTCCGCTGGCGCTCAGCCAGCCGCGGGAGTGGAGCTCGCGCGAGGGCACGCCGCGCCGCTACGTGCGGGGCCGCGGCACGCTGGGTTCGGGCCGCCACCACGTGCGCGTGCGGACGGTGAACGGCGACGTGCGGCTGGTGCGCGCCGGCGGCCACGGCACGAACGTCAGCGCCCAGGTGGGCGGCGACCGGGTGGAGTGCACGGGCGAGAGCTGCACCCTGACGGTGGCGGGCGAAAAGGGCTCCGGCAGGGCGACGGTGAGCTGGACCTCGGGGCCCGGCGGGCGCCCCGTCTTCTCGGCCGACGCGGTGGGCTACGGCTACACCACCGGCGACGTGCCCGAGCGGCTTGCGGCGATGGACGCCATCACGCGCGACGCGCCGCCCGCCGCGGCGGCGCAGGCGCTGGGCCGCTTCGCCTTCGGAGACCCCGAGCCGCGGGTGCAGCGCGCCGCGGTCGAGGGGCTGGCCGCGCTGCGCGGCCGCGCCGGCGCCGAGCAGCTCCGCCGCATCTCCCGCGAGCACCCCGGTGCCGCCATCCGCCGCCGGGCGGCCGACGCGCTGCGGTAGCGACCGTCATCTCCCGAAAACGCGAAGCCGCGAAGGCACCGTCACCGGTCCTCCGCGGCTTCGCGCATCAGGTAAGTCGGTCAACGGACGGGGGATCACGCAGAGGGAACGGAGGGAGGCCGGTGCACGTCCGATCCCCCTCCGTTTCCTCCGGTCCCTCCGTGTGAGACTTTCTTTTCTTCTCGTCAGATCAGTGGATGCCGGCGTCCGTCTTCGCCCACTCCAGCCGGCGGCCGATCTCCTTGTCGCTCATGGTGCGGATGGCGAACTCGGCCGCGCGGAAGGAGTTGAACTCTACCGTGGTGCGGATGGGCTCCGCATCCGGCTCGCCGGCCGGGCGGAAGCCGAGCACCGCGCCCGCCTTCAGGTGCGCCACCTTGCTCTCCACCGGCACCGCCACCCAGGCGCGCCCGGCGCGGTCCGCCACCTCGCGCGGCATCTCCGCCGTGGCCGTGTCCCCCGAAGTCCCCGAGTCGTTCATCTTCAGCTATCCCGTATCGGTTCCCGAATCGCCTGGAATCTACCGCATCCCCTTCAGCAGCGCGTCGCCCACCGCCTCCACCTGCCAGCGGCGCACGCCGGTGACTGCGGCCAGCTCCTCGGTGGTGCGGGGCCGCGCCCGGGCCACCTCCTCGAGCTGCGCGCGCGACATCACGAAGCCGGGGTCCAGCCCCAGCTCGTCGGCGCGGCGGTTGCGCGCGTTCTTCAGCGACTCCACCCGCGCCTCCAGCTCCACGTCGCGCTCCCAGCGCGGCGAGCGCGGCCAGCGCGGCAGCTCGTCGTCGGCGATCTCCATCGCCTTCGACACGGCGGCCAGGATGTCGCGCCCGCGCCGCTGGGCCAGGCCGTCGCTGAGGCCGGTGACGCCCTTCAGCGCGGCGAAGTTGCGCGGCGGCGCCATCGCCATCTCGATCAGCGCCTGGTTGCCCAGGACGCGGAAGGTGGCGCGGTCCAGCTCGCGGGCCACGCCCTCGCGCCACTCGTACAGCTCGCGCAGCACGGCCAGCCCGCGCGGCTGCAGGTCGCGCGCGCCCTTCACCTTCATCCACGACTCGCGGGCGTTCTCGTCGGGCTCGGTCCAGCGCGTCTGCTCGCGGCGGCGGAACTCCTCCTCGGCCCAGTGCAGCCGGCCGATGGTGACCAGCTCCTGGCGCAGGCGGTCGCGGAGCTCGGGGAGGTGCGCGGTGTCGGTGGCCGCGTACTCCTTCATCCCCTCGGTCAGCGGGCGCTCGCCCCAGTCGGCGCGCTGGTGCTCCTTGGGAAGCTTCAGCCCCAGGTACTTCTCGGCGATGTTCCCCAGCCCCAGCTGCCGCTCGCCCAGGAAGGCGGCGGCCACCTGGGTGTCGAAGAGGTTGGCGATGGCCAGCCCGGCGTCGCGGTCCAGGATGCGGACGTCGTAGTCGGCGTCGTGGAAGATCTTCTCGATCCCCTCGTCCGCGAACAGGTCGCCCAGCGGCGACAGGTCCGTCACCGCCTGCGGGTCGACCAGGTAGTTGCGCTCCCGCGACGAGAGCTGCACCAGGCTCAGGCGGTCGAAGTAGCGGTGATAGCCGGCGGCCTCGGTGTCGGCGCCCAGCAGCGGCTCGTTCCGCAGCTGGTCCACCACCTCGCGAAGCCGCCCGGGCGTGTCGATGTATTCGTATTCCATTCCCCCCACCGGTCCGGAAGAGGCGCCAATGTCGTTGCCGCGCCGCGACTTCGCAACCCGCCCCCGTTCGCCGGCGACCCTCCGTGCCGCCACGTAAGCAGTTGGGGAGCAACGGCTTGGGGCTGCGCGCCGGGACGCAATTGCTACACCACTCGTATCAGAAGCCGACAAATCGTCGGGGTGGAAAACCGGGGTACGGAGCCTCGCCGGGCGGGAAGGGCGAATGAATTCGCGGCAACAACGGCCCGAAGTCCGCCTTCGCGGACTCGCGCGGCGCCATCGTGGCGGCTCCGAGCCGATGGTGCCTCCTCGATTTGTTCTCCCCTGCCCAGCGGAGCGGGCGAAGGGGGAAGCCAGGCGGGCAGGATGCCATCCCACCGTGCGGAAGCTTCTTCTCTCCGTTGCGCCCCATCTCCCATCTGCCGATCTTCCGCCCCTCGTCTCCCTGATCTCCATCTCCATCTCCTTCATCCGCAATTGCATGCCGTCTCCCGCGCTTCCGCCCGACCTGATCGTTCGCGCCCGGCGCATCCACGTGCTGGGTGACCATCCGGCCGTCGAGGCCGTGCTGGTGCGCGGGGGGTGCATCGCCGCGATTGGCGGGTTCGACGAGGTGCGGGGGATGGCGGGCGCCGGGGCGCGCGTGGAGGACCTGCGCGACGCGACCGTCACGCCGGGGCTCACCGACGCGCACGTGCACCTGACCACGTACGGGCTCTCGCTGCGGCGCGTGGACCTGAACGCCGCGCCCACGCTGCACGCCGCGCTGGAGATGATCGGCCGCGCGGCGGCGGCGGGCGACGGGTGGCTGCGCGGGATCGGGTGGGACGTGCATCGCTGGGGGCGGCTGCCGAGCGCGGAGGAGCTGGACGCCGTCTGCCCGGCGCGGCCGTGCTACTTCCAGAGCCACGACATCCACGGCGCATGGCTGAACAACCGGGCGCTGGAGATGTGCGGCATCACCGGCGACACGCCGGACCCCGAGGGCGGCCGCATCGTGCGCGATCACGACGGCCGGCCCACCGGCGTGCTGCTGGAGACGGCGATGACGCTGGCCGAGCGCCATCTCCCCCCCGAGTCGCCCGCCGAGCGCCGCGGCGCGCTGCTGGCGGCGCAGCGCGAGGTGCACCGCCTGGGCCTCACCGGCGTGCACTCGGTGGAGGTGACGGGGCTGGAGGATTTCTCCGCGCTGGCGGAGGAGGACGCGCTGCGGCTGCGCGTGCTGCAGGCGATCCCCCTCCCGCGCCTCTCCGCGGCGATCGAGACGGGGCTCCGCAGCGGCTTTGGCGGCGGCTGGCTGCGGATCGGCGGGGTGAAGATGTTCCTGGACGGCGCGCTGGGCTCGCGCACGGCGTGGATGCGCGAGCCGTACATCGGCAGCGGCGGGGTGGGGATCAACACGCTGCCGCCGGACGAGTTCCGCGCGCACGTGGCCCGCGCGGCCGCGGCGGGGATCGCCAGCACCGTGCACGCCATCGGCGACGCGGCGGTGGAACTGGCGATCGACGTCCTCGGCTCGGTCGCGCCGCCGCGGACGATGCCGCACCGGATCGAGCATCTGCAGCTCTGCCCGGCGGACCTGTGGGAGCGCGCCGGCCGCTCGGGGCTCGTGGCGTCGATGCAGCCCGTCCACCTGATGACCGACATCCCCGCAGCCGAGACGCACTGGGGGCACGAGCGCTCGCACGGCGCCTACCCGTTCGCCGCCGTCCAGCGCGCGGGGATGACGCTCGCGTTCGGCTCCGACGTCCCCGTGGAAACGGTCGATCCGCGCCTCGGCCTCTTCGCCGCCGTGAAGCGCGTCGGCTGGAACGGCGCGCCGGACGGGGAATGGTTTCCCGAGCACGCCATCTCCGCTGAAGCGGCGCTCCGCGCGTACACCGAAGGTCCCGCGCACGCCGCGGGCGTCGCCAACCGCACCGGCCGCCTCCTCCCCGGCTACGACGCCGACCTCGTCGCCTGGGACCGCGACCCGCTGGAGTGCGGGCCGGACGAGGTGCGGGAGATGACGTGCGTGCTCACGATAGTCGATGGCGAGACGGTGCATCGGGCGTCGACATGATGGGAGTGGTGCAATCGGGCGTCGACATGATGGGGTGATTCGGTGCGGGACGAGATCGATGCGGGTCCTGCCACCTCGAAAATGCGAGTGAACTCGCGGCTACAACGGCACACAGTCCGCCTCCGCGGACTCCACATTCGTTCATCGTCCGCTTCATCGCGCGATGTACGCATCCCGGGATGGGCGCGGCGGCGGCGTTCGCCTGGCTTGGTGATGGGCTGCGTCAACCGTAGCCCGCAGTTGAAGTCCGCGAAGGCGGACTGCGTGCCGTTGGAGCCGCGGCTTGAGGCGCATTTTCGACAATATCTGGGCCCCGCCGCACCCCGCCCGCGCTCCGGTGTACCACCCGCCGGATGAGCATTCTCGACGCGACCGCTTCGCATCCCCGCGCGGATGCAGACACGGCGGGGCCGGACGACCGGCCCCGCTCGCTGTACGTGCACGTGCCGTTCTGCGTGCGCCGTTGCTCGTACTGCGACTTCGCCGTGCAGGCCACTCGCGAGGCGCCGACGGACGATTGGCTCGACGCGGTCGCGATGGAGATGCGGCTCCTGGCCGAGGAGCGCGGGTGGAGCACGCCTTTGGCGCTCGACACCGTCTACCTCGGCGGCGGCACCCCGTCGCTGCTGCGGCCGGACGCGATGGCGGAGTTGCGTCGCCGTCTGGAGCCGTTCGCCGTCTGGAACGATTCCGCCGAGTGGACCTGCGAGGCGAACCCCGAGAGCTTCACCGCCGAGACCGCCCGCGCCTGGCGCGACGCCGGCGTGAACCGCATCTCGCTGGGCGCGCAGACCTTCCACGAGCCGGCGCTGCGCTGGATGGGGCGGATGCACGGCGTGGACGGCCCCCGCCGCGCGGTGGAGGCCGCGCGCGCGGCGGGCTTCGGCAGCGTCAGCGTCGACCTCATCTTTGGGCTCCCGTCCCGCCTGGGCCGCGACTGGGGCGCCGACCTTTTCCACGCGCTGGCGCTGGAGCCCGAGCACGTCTCGCTCTACGGCCTGACCGCCGAGGCCGCCGCGCCGCTGGGCCGCTGGGTGAGCGAGGGGCGCGAGACACTGGCCGACGAGGACCGCTACGCCGACGAGTACCTGCTGGCGCACGAGCGGCTGACCGCCGCCGGCTTCGAGCACTACGAGGTCTCCAACTTCGGGCTCCCCGGCCGCCGCTCGCGCCACAACTTCGTCTACTGGACGGGCGCCCCGTACGCCGCGCTCGGCCCCGGCGCCCACGCGTTCCATCCCCCGCTGCGCCGCTGGAATGTGCGCGGCTGGGACGCATACCGGGCGATGCTCCTCGACGAGCACCGCCTGCCGACAGACGGTGAGGAGACGGTGGACGAGGAGACGGCGGGGCTGGAGCGCGCCTGGCTCCATCTCCGCACCGACCGCGGCTGGCCGCTTGGGGACGCGGGAGATGCCGAGCGCCGCCTCGCCGAGACCTGGGTGCGCCAGGGATGGGCGCGGGTGGAGGACGACGCCCTGAAGCTCACCGCCGACGGCTGGCTCCTCCTCGACCGCCTGGCCGTGGAGATGGCCTCTGCCGCGGAGAAGCGCGCCGCGCCTGCCGCTCGCCAGGCGCCGGTCCTCGCACGGTAGCGGCCGCGCGCCGGGAGCGCTGCCTGCACGGATGACAGCCGCCGCGCGGTGATCCCGCCGCGGCGGCGGCGCTTCCGGCCGGAACGGCGCACCGCGGCGGCACCGGATCTTGCGGGTGAGCGGTGGCGGGTGCGGAGCGGGGTCCGGCGCGCCCAAGTGACGCAGCGGCAAGGGGAACGCCCGCTTCCGGCATTGACGCCCCACGGAAGCGGCGGCAGATTCTACAGGTTTGTGCCCGCAGTTTCTCCGCGACGCCGATATGCCCGAAGAGCCCCTCACCGAGCGCGAGCACGCGATCCTGGAGGCGGTCATCCGCACCTACGTGGAGACCGCCGAGCCGGCCGGCAGCCGCGTGGTTGCGCGGCGCTTCCGGCTGGGGATCTCGCCCGCCACGGTGCGCAACACCATGAGCGACCTGGAGGAGAAGGGGTATCTGTACCACCCCCACACCTCCGCCGGCCGCGTGCCCACCGACCTGGCCTACCGGCTGTACGTGGACTCGCTGATGCGCCGCCAGCCGGTGAGCGAGGTGGAGCGCACCGCCATCCGCCGCGAGCTGGAGGGCGGCGGCGAGGCCGCGGTCGAGCACCTGCTGCGCCGCGCCGCACAGGTGCTGGGGCTGCTGACGCAGGAGCTGGGCGTGGCCATCGCCCCCCGGCTGGACCAGGCCACCCTCGAGCGGCTGGACCTGGTCACCGTCCACGAGGCCAAGGTGCTGCTCGTGCTCACCCTGCGCGGCGCGGGGGTGCGCACCATCTACGTCGACGTTCCCGCGGCCATCCCGCCGCAGACGCTGGCCTCGGTCGCGCGCATCCTGAACGAGCGGCTGGGCGGGCTGGCGCTCCGGGAGATCCGCGCCACGCTGGCCGACCGCCTGCGCGACTCGGCCCCGGCCGAGACGCCCGGCGCCGCCGAGCTGCTGAATGTGTTCGTGCAGGGCGCGGAGGAGCTTTTCGTGGGCCCCGTCCCCCCGGAGCATGACGTCCATCTCGGCCGCGCGTCGGTCCTCGCGGAGCAGCCCGAGTTCAGCAGCGGGCAGCGGCTGCGCGGGCTGATCGAGCTGACCGAGCGGCGCGACCTGCTGAAGGACGTGCTGGGCCGCCGCGGCGAGGGCGGGCTGCAGGTGACCATCGGGGTGGAGCATGGCGACCCCGCGCTCTCCGACTTCACCGTGGTGACCTCCGAATACCGCTCCGGCGGCCTGAAGGGCGTGATCGGGGTGATCGGCCCCACGCGCATGCCGTACGACCGCGTGATCGCGCTGGTCGAGAGCACGTCGAACCTGATCTCCGACTTCCTGGGCTGACGCCGTTTGATGACGATAGAGGCATGAGAGACTACTACGAGATCCTGGGCGTGGCGAAGGACGCCGACGGCGAGGTGGTGAAGAAGGCCTACCGCAAGCTGGCGCTGCAGTACCACCCCGACCGCAACGGCGGCGACAAGGAGGCCGAGGAGAAGTTCAAGGAGGCCACCGAGGCGTACGAGGTGCTGCGCGACGGCGAGAAGCGCTCCCTGTACGACCGCTTCGGCCACGCGGGGGTGAAGCGCGGCGCGGCGGCGGGCGGCGCCGGAGGGTTCGGCGGCGGCTTCGGCTTCGAGGACGCGCTGAACATCTTCATGCGCGACTTCGGCGGGTTCGGCGGCTTCGAGGACCTGTTCGGCGGCGGCGCGCGGCGGCGCGGCGGGGCGCAGAAGGGGAAGGACCTGCAGGTGCGCCTCCGCATGACGCTGGCCGAGGTGGCCACGGGGGTGAAGAAGACGCTGAAGGTGAAGGCGCTGGACCCCTGCTCGCAGTGCCAGGGCTCGGGCTCGGCCGACAGCGGCGGCCCGGTGACCTGCGAGAGCTGCCAGGGAACGGGGCAGATCCGCCGCGTGCAGAGGAGCGTCTTCGGCCAGTTCGTCTCCGCCTCCGTGTGCCCCACCTGCGGCGGCGAGGGGAAGACGATCCGCAACCCGTGCAAGAAGTGCCACGGCGACGGGCGCGAGCGCGGCGAGCAGACGCTGGAGGTGGAGATCCCCGCCGGCGTGAGCACCGACCAGTACCTGACGGTGCGCGGGATGGGCAACGCCGGCCCGCGCGGCGGCCCCCGC is a window from the Longimicrobium sp. genome containing:
- a CDS encoding amidohydrolase — translated: MRKLLLSVAPHLPSADLPPLVSLISISISFIRNCMPSPALPPDLIVRARRIHVLGDHPAVEAVLVRGGCIAAIGGFDEVRGMAGAGARVEDLRDATVTPGLTDAHVHLTTYGLSLRRVDLNAAPTLHAALEMIGRAAAAGDGWLRGIGWDVHRWGRLPSAEELDAVCPARPCYFQSHDIHGAWLNNRALEMCGITGDTPDPEGGRIVRDHDGRPTGVLLETAMTLAERHLPPESPAERRGALLAAQREVHRLGLTGVHSVEVTGLEDFSALAEEDALRLRVLQAIPLPRLSAAIETGLRSGFGGGWLRIGGVKMFLDGALGSRTAWMREPYIGSGGVGINTLPPDEFRAHVARAAAAGIASTVHAIGDAAVELAIDVLGSVAPPRTMPHRIEHLQLCPADLWERAGRSGLVASMQPVHLMTDIPAAETHWGHERSHGAYPFAAVQRAGMTLAFGSDVPVETVDPRLGLFAAVKRVGWNGAPDGEWFPEHAISAEAALRAYTEGPAHAAGVANRTGRLLPGYDADLVAWDRDPLECGPDEVREMTCVLTIVDGETVHRAST
- the dnaJ gene encoding molecular chaperone DnaJ, producing the protein MRDYYEILGVAKDADGEVVKKAYRKLALQYHPDRNGGDKEAEEKFKEATEAYEVLRDGEKRSLYDRFGHAGVKRGAAAGGAGGFGGGFGFEDALNIFMRDFGGFGGFEDLFGGGARRRGGAQKGKDLQVRLRMTLAEVATGVKKTLKVKALDPCSQCQGSGSADSGGPVTCESCQGTGQIRRVQRSVFGQFVSASVCPTCGGEGKTIRNPCKKCHGDGRERGEQTLEVEIPAGVSTDQYLTVRGMGNAGPRGGPRGDVLVVIEVEDDARFVRDGSDLFYDLPVSFSQAALGQEVDVPTVYGDEKVRVPGGVQGGDVLTLRGKGLPHLGGGGRGDQHVRIHVWTPTELSPEQQELFRKLAEIEGPAPAQGGQKGFWERVKDAFAA
- a CDS encoding ribonuclease D — its product is MEYEYIDTPGRLREVVDQLRNEPLLGADTEAAGYHRYFDRLSLVQLSSRERNYLVDPQAVTDLSPLGDLFADEGIEKIFHDADYDVRILDRDAGLAIANLFDTQVAAAFLGERQLGLGNIAEKYLGLKLPKEHQRADWGERPLTEGMKEYAATDTAHLPELRDRLRQELVTIGRLHWAEEEFRRREQTRWTEPDENARESWMKVKGARDLQPRGLAVLRELYEWREGVARELDRATFRVLGNQALIEMAMAPPRNFAALKGVTGLSDGLAQRRGRDILAAVSKAMEIADDELPRWPRSPRWERDVELEARVESLKNARNRRADELGLDPGFVMSRAQLEEVARARPRTTEELAAVTGVRRWQVEAVGDALLKGMR
- the hemW gene encoding radical SAM family heme chaperone HemW yields the protein MSILDATASHPRADADTAGPDDRPRSLYVHVPFCVRRCSYCDFAVQATREAPTDDWLDAVAMEMRLLAEERGWSTPLALDTVYLGGGTPSLLRPDAMAELRRRLEPFAVWNDSAEWTCEANPESFTAETARAWRDAGVNRISLGAQTFHEPALRWMGRMHGVDGPRRAVEAARAAGFGSVSVDLIFGLPSRLGRDWGADLFHALALEPEHVSLYGLTAEAAAPLGRWVSEGRETLADEDRYADEYLLAHERLTAAGFEHYEVSNFGLPGRRSRHNFVYWTGAPYAALGPGAHAFHPPLRRWNVRGWDAYRAMLLDEHRLPTDGEETVDEETAGLERAWLHLRTDRGWPLGDAGDAERRLAETWVRQGWARVEDDALKLTADGWLLLDRLAVEMASAAEKRAAPAARQAPVLAR
- the hrcA gene encoding heat-inducible transcriptional repressor HrcA; the protein is MPEEPLTEREHAILEAVIRTYVETAEPAGSRVVARRFRLGISPATVRNTMSDLEEKGYLYHPHTSAGRVPTDLAYRLYVDSLMRRQPVSEVERTAIRRELEGGGEAAVEHLLRRAAQVLGLLTQELGVAIAPRLDQATLERLDLVTVHEAKVLLVLTLRGAGVRTIYVDVPAAIPPQTLASVARILNERLGGLALREIRATLADRLRDSAPAETPGAAELLNVFVQGAEELFVGPVPPEHDVHLGRASVLAEQPEFSSGQRLRGLIELTERRDLLKDVLGRRGEGGLQVTIGVEHGDPALSDFTVVTSEYRSGGLKGVIGVIGPTRMPYDRVIALVESTSNLISDFLG
- a CDS encoding M56 family metallopeptidase, which encodes MSALLSDLAFPLAVVAKATLLLLAAALATLALSRRRAPAAARHLVWTLAVCGLLALPLFSVTLPGWSLGFVRLRAERWAAADPRIPAPAPSPAAAVAPRAAIADVGIPASPSPETPVTEGVGGGGVDWRTALPALYLLGVLAVLARLLAGRWSVRRLAREAAPVTSPEWTELLRDLAWMMDVGRPVTLLRGAGASMPMTWGTRRPTILLPGDADEWPDDRRRVVLLHELAHVARHDCLTQTLAAAACALYWFHPGAWYAARRLRVERELACDDRVLAAGTRAREYAEHLLEVARAFCPPPLAGAVAVSMARPSQLEGRLLAVLDHLRNRHVLTRRAGVSAAAAALALVLPLSAARPASGEKAAARDGEAPAAARRAPARSAAAAAQSGCVLRDGERFGCEIQARAGERLTLELAEGVGARVEAWERDLVRVRSESGRRLDATAGRAAGGVRVSVTAARGHDGDAPDLVIQVPRRFDVHARADGGGVEIRAVQGTFTGSTRGGGLALIEVSGTVRMDAAGGGAYIRHTRLNGRLEMGGGGVLLDENRGNLDIVNGGAVVRGSAEGLAQWGSRVRDEMDGDPDVHVAEAHGPVRNGDGDVDVDDARPGALIETGGGDIRVRRARGDITAHSGGGDVTLESVAGGATVRTGSGDVEVRLDGRGGDVDISSGSGRVTLVLPAEFSGSVDLESAYTERHAPTHVTSDFPLALSQPREWSSREGTPRRYVRGRGTLGSGRHHVRVRTVNGDVRLVRAGGHGTNVSAQVGGDRVECTGESCTLTVAGEKGSGRATVSWTSGPGGRPVFSADAVGYGYTTGDVPERLAAMDAITRDAPPAAAAQALGRFAFGDPEPRVQRAAVEGLAALRGRAGAEQLRRISREHPGAAIRRRAADALR